A genomic segment from Aegilops tauschii subsp. strangulata cultivar AL8/78 chromosome 1, Aet v6.0, whole genome shotgun sequence encodes:
- the LOC109756733 gene encoding uncharacterized protein isoform X1, translating into MDAGMRQSRISEKMGSQPLPIAPWVRFSGVGQEDQGSGQAMAMPPQRQRGTPFGRGEEYDAAYAATVAAVAYAIAAMEEEKLPPQQKPIPEKTASRQKRVTVHEPTAAPPPRSPPRRGGSMKRPTEGSKISRLFSGNKEIVEVGDEDEQGANVSVRRPVKPTPKKPGGPTPGQNVVGKVADSIPNLKDDPSFARKTPDKKRSRNFEQEEANRKAKPEVNPTTSFPEERKRSWKHEQEPANQRAPPAARPPGMVYSSEAERMAAAWEKEELAKIKERYNETMETIAEWETEKKAKARRQKEPKEGDSERKRAKALEEYNDEMKRISKVAAASRMSAEDKKRNAEGKVWEKAAKIRSTGKLPRSCGCF; encoded by the exons ATGGACGCTGGAATGAGACAATCGAG AATTTCAGAAAAAATGGGGAGTCAGCCATTGCCCATTGCACCGTG GGTCCGGTTTTCTGGTGTAGGGCAGGAAGATCAGGGCAGCGGCCAGGCTATGGCAATGCCACCACAGCGACAGCGAGGCACGCCTTTTGGAAGAG GTGAAGAATATGACGCCGCGTACGCAGCGACGGTGGCGGCAGTGGCGTATGCCATTGCTGCAATGGAGGAAGAGAAGTTACCACCACAGCAGAAGCCTATCCCAGAGAAAACAGCATCTCGGCAGAAGCGTGTAACAGTTCATGAGCCCacagccgccccgccgccgagaTCACCACCCAGGAGAGGTGGAAGCATGAAAAGGCCAACTGAAGGAAGCAAAATCTCAAGATTGTTTAGTGGTAACAAAGAAATCGTTGAAGTTGGCGACGAAGACGAACAAGGAG CGAATGTTTCGGTGAGGAGGCcggtgaaaccgacgccaaagaAGCCAGGAGGTCCAACTCCAGGCCAGAACGTGGTAGGGAAGGTGGCCGACTCCATCCCGAACCTGAAGGACGATCCAAGTTTCGCGAGGAAAACACCAGACAAGAAGAGAAGCAGAAACTTTGAGCAGGAGGAAGCAAATCGGAAGGCGAAGCCCGAGGTTAACCCGACGACCTCGTTTCCAGAAGAGCGGAAACGGAGCTGGAAGCACGAGCAGGAACCGGCGAATCAGAGGGCGCCACCGGCAGCCAGGCCTCCAGGAATGGTTTATTCCAGCGAGGCGGAGAGGATGGCGGCAGCGTGGGAGAAGGAGGAGCTGGCGAAGATCAAGGAGCG GTACAACGAGACGATGGAAACCATAGCCGAATGGGAGActgagaagaaggccaaggccaggCGCCAGAAGGAGCCCAAAGAG GGTGATTCAGAGAGGAAGCGAGCAAAGGCGCTGGAGGAGTACAACGATGAGATGAAGCGGATCAGCAAGGTGGCCGCTGCATCGAGGATGTCGGCAGAGGACAAGAAAAGGAACGCCGAGGGCAAAGTCTGGGAGAAGGCGGCCAAAATCCGGTCAACGGGGAAGCTCCCTCGGTCCTGTGGCTGCTTCTGA
- the LOC109756733 gene encoding uncharacterized protein isoform X2, whose translation MDAGMRQSRVRFSGVGQEDQGSGQAMAMPPQRQRGTPFGRGEEYDAAYAATVAAVAYAIAAMEEEKLPPQQKPIPEKTASRQKRVTVHEPTAAPPPRSPPRRGGSMKRPTEGSKISRLFSGNKEIVEVGDEDEQGANVSVRRPVKPTPKKPGGPTPGQNVVGKVADSIPNLKDDPSFARKTPDKKRSRNFEQEEANRKAKPEVNPTTSFPEERKRSWKHEQEPANQRAPPAARPPGMVYSSEAERMAAAWEKEELAKIKERYNETMETIAEWETEKKAKARRQKEPKEGDSERKRAKALEEYNDEMKRISKVAAASRMSAEDKKRNAEGKVWEKAAKIRSTGKLPRSCGCF comes from the exons ATGGACGCTGGAATGAGACAATCGAG GGTCCGGTTTTCTGGTGTAGGGCAGGAAGATCAGGGCAGCGGCCAGGCTATGGCAATGCCACCACAGCGACAGCGAGGCACGCCTTTTGGAAGAG GTGAAGAATATGACGCCGCGTACGCAGCGACGGTGGCGGCAGTGGCGTATGCCATTGCTGCAATGGAGGAAGAGAAGTTACCACCACAGCAGAAGCCTATCCCAGAGAAAACAGCATCTCGGCAGAAGCGTGTAACAGTTCATGAGCCCacagccgccccgccgccgagaTCACCACCCAGGAGAGGTGGAAGCATGAAAAGGCCAACTGAAGGAAGCAAAATCTCAAGATTGTTTAGTGGTAACAAAGAAATCGTTGAAGTTGGCGACGAAGACGAACAAGGAG CGAATGTTTCGGTGAGGAGGCcggtgaaaccgacgccaaagaAGCCAGGAGGTCCAACTCCAGGCCAGAACGTGGTAGGGAAGGTGGCCGACTCCATCCCGAACCTGAAGGACGATCCAAGTTTCGCGAGGAAAACACCAGACAAGAAGAGAAGCAGAAACTTTGAGCAGGAGGAAGCAAATCGGAAGGCGAAGCCCGAGGTTAACCCGACGACCTCGTTTCCAGAAGAGCGGAAACGGAGCTGGAAGCACGAGCAGGAACCGGCGAATCAGAGGGCGCCACCGGCAGCCAGGCCTCCAGGAATGGTTTATTCCAGCGAGGCGGAGAGGATGGCGGCAGCGTGGGAGAAGGAGGAGCTGGCGAAGATCAAGGAGCG GTACAACGAGACGATGGAAACCATAGCCGAATGGGAGActgagaagaaggccaaggccaggCGCCAGAAGGAGCCCAAAGAG GGTGATTCAGAGAGGAAGCGAGCAAAGGCGCTGGAGGAGTACAACGATGAGATGAAGCGGATCAGCAAGGTGGCCGCTGCATCGAGGATGTCGGCAGAGGACAAGAAAAGGAACGCCGAGGGCAAAGTCTGGGAGAAGGCGGCCAAAATCCGGTCAACGGGGAAGCTCCCTCGGTCCTGTGGCTGCTTCTGA